In Pelecanus crispus isolate bPelCri1 chromosome 13, bPelCri1.pri, whole genome shotgun sequence, the DNA window TGATGCCTTCGGGTGCTGCTTGATGTCATTTTCCTGTCACATATTATATCCAGCTGCTACCAAAACTCATTTCTCAAAACTCCCAAGTGGGATGTGCCCCTCCCTGGGACACAGAGATGTACTTGGAAGTCACCAAGCTGTCTTGAAAAAGTTCCACAGCACCCAGCTTGCTCATAACAAGCAATACCAACTACACAGGCAGCTAGCTTTCTGCCCCAGAAAGGCCACATTTTCCCTGAAGGTACAGCCCTCACACAAACaggtttcctttctctctctgcccttTTTCAGATCAAGAGGAGAGATTTAGTCCAAGCTGGCCGGACACTCACTGAAAGCCCTACTTGGTGCCCTGCCGGACACAGTCACTCGGGAAGATGTCCTGTGGTTGCCATCCGGGAAGCGAGGCGCTTCATGACCTGCTCCCAGTACAGATCAAGGGCAGACAAGCCCAGCTCATGTGCCTTGAGGGGAGAATGACTCGCGCACTTCATCCTCGCCTCAGTTCTGCTTGGCATGGATGATTCGCTCCCTCATCCCGCAGGCTGACAGAAACCGTGATGGGAGTGCCTGGAGCAGCTGTAATTTATTGCAGCTGTCTCCATCTCATTTCTGACATCCCAACGGAGTCAGGAATACCAGCCTCCCAAGCCATATTCTCCCCCATCCTTTGCAGGTAGCTCCTTGGCGCAGAGTCCTCTCTGCTATCCCGCAGCACCTTCGAGGGACAGAGAGCCTTGCCAAAGACTAGCATGGGCTATTTTGGCTGCCTGCGTATCAAAGCAAACAGCCTGCCCTAGaaactttttcttcaaaggtCACTCACACTCTGAAGAGCGACATGACAGTCACTCAACCCTTTCAAGCCAgcagctcttccctccctcGCCATCCCACCAGCACATGGCCTCCCGCCCGTGCGCACAGAGCTGACATCTCTCAGCAGCTTCAAACtcacaaacaggaggagctgaagAGTGGGACTGCAACGATCCGGATCGTGGCTGCTTTGCAGAGGGATAGGAGCAGCATCAGGAGGGGGGTGGCTTCACTGCTTTCATTTAATCCacttttattctctttgcttTATTATAGTAAGCCTGGGGCAAGTTGGAGGAGAAGAGGTTTGGGAGAAACAGGCACACGCTGGAGGAGTTTTCTGAGGTGTATTCAAGCAAAGGGCTGCCCTGTAGAAGGTTTGGCCTTGCACTGGCTTATATGAAATGCCAATCAAGAGCCTCTGAAGCCCCAGTACTACACCGCATCCATGGTCCCAAATCAGGGCTGGGACCCTGCAAAAATCCACCCTGCCACATTCACCTCCTACAGCAAGTGGTTCTGGCCCACCCCAGAAAATCCCCCACTAGAGAGCCTTCTGTTATTTTCCCTGGATAAACTTTTGTACTGATTTTTGCGTGATGGACTAGAGAGGAAGCCACAGCCTATAGTGGGGGATTTACAGGATGTCACCCCTCACACACGGGGGTGGCACCAAGGTCATCAAACGGGGACAGCAGCTCCGCGCCCTCCGAGGTAGCTCCAAGGCACCAGGCAGAGCGCAAGAgatgaggagggagggagggaggcacaACGaagctgcctcctcctcctcttccccgcTTGCCGAGTGTGCAAGGAGCTGCTGATGCACCGCGGGCTCCACCTCGCGTCCCAGTGAAGCCCTCGGCAGccgccttccctccctccctccctccctcccttcatccctccctccctccctcccttcatccctccctccctccctccatccacccctccatccccccccatcccctccatcccgcCCACAGCCCGGGACACACTGCTGGTATTTGACGCTAGTGACTAAAAATCTGTGAGCTGGGAGATTAcgttttccttttgctgaacCTTTCCAGGTGGATCCCAGCTTGCAAACCTGACACAAACATAGGTCAAAACCAGCAGGGAATGGGGGAAAactccaggaggaagcagagtTAAAGGCAGTCCCAGACAAAATCATTTAATACGCTTGCAGCGATCCTGACCTTTAGAAGATCCTTTCCACTCACTTTGTACCAGGATGCTTGAATTTGGAGTTTCCAGCTCTTATTTCAAATCTAAAGCAGCACTGTATGTCTGAAAGTGTTTACCCTCCTCTCATCCCAGCTACAGCGTTTGGTCTAATGAAAGATATTACCTCTCCCTATATACACAATTTGGGTTTTGCCCATCCAATCAGGTACTATTGTCACAGGCTGAAATATCTCAACTTGTGGAATTTCacttagtttaatttattgccaactAGCATAAACTTTTAATTACCGATTCAGGTattgagagggggaaaaaaaattacaaacagtTAAACAAGCAGGGACACACGCTTCCTCACCCTTCTACAAGCTCAGCTTCAGTCAAACCCAACTCTCCCCCACCACACTTCCTTGTCTCAACATCCCTTGCTTTCACCAGTCCCTCCCAATCCCTTCAGCAAGGGAAGAGGTGGCACAGGAGGTCAGGATATGCGCGTAACAGTTTTTCTGCCAGTCCTGGCTTTTTACTCATTTACTTCCCGTGCTCCTGGTTTCTTAATTGTTACCTCTGCTTAAGTGTTGATCTTCCAGGGGCTGCAAGCGCCCCAGGGGTGTCCCTGCCCTGGTACGGGTcgcccatgggctgcagtccgTCAGGGTtgtccctgctccagcgtgggtcccctaTGGGCTGCAGTCCCTTCAGAGGTACGCCTCCTCTGCgatggagcacctcctgccacAACCATTTATCAAGATGGGTCACCAGCACTGTCCCCTTCCGCCCACCTCCACTGTCTCCTCCCATGCCAGCTCCCATGTCTCCTGCTCCTAGTGGCTATCattccttcttaaatatatttgagcaCAAGTGCCACGTCCTCCTCTGACTGACTGAACTTTTGGTGTGCAAAGGGGTTTTTACACCAGCTTCAGAGCCAGCTGGAAGGGGCTGTGACAGCCATAGAGCAGTTCCTGGCCTCCCACACAGGGCAGTTGTGTCCTGTGTCATGTCCCCCTCCCCTCAAAACTCCGCAATTTATGCCAAATAAAACTGTGAGTGCTCTAATATAagataagcatttttaaaatgtatacatCTTTTATGAGGCTGATACCTTGCCTAAGAACAGTAACTTATTGCTTTAAATTGGTCGCTGTGCATAGCCTGGGTTTTAACTAAATCCATAGGAAAGGTTTCTGTGCAGAACTCTGATTGGAAAAGTCTGTTACAGATCATGGGTTCTCTACGACATTTAGATGGCAAGTCTGACATACTCACTCAAACACAAGGGGAAAATCCAGTCAAGTAAACTGGGGCAACAGGATATTACACCTGAAGTTCCATCCAACTCATTCTATTCCAACCAGGCTTATGTTACCAGAAAAATGCATCTCATAGGTCTAAAAGCCTGATGATTAGAATTTTATTTGACTTATGTGGTAGTACAGCAATGGTAAAACACTATTTGGAGAAAGTAGCAGATCATAGCACATAACAATTCAGTGACATGTAACATCTCATTCATACAAAGTGGTTCCCTCTTACAGGAAATGCCAGCATTCACATGGTTATCAGTACGTTCTTGCTAACCAAACTCAGTTAGCCTATATCATCAAGCCAACCAGCACACTGTTTTGTATTTGGAACAGCTATTTCTTCTTAAGCTTCCCAAACTGGGAAAAATCTGCTCTACAGTTAAAGAGCCAAGCCTTGCAGAATTCCCAGCAGTTACTTAGAATAGCAGAATTCCTTAAATTTCAAAGGAGAGGGTGAGTCACATACAGCACAGATTTTTACTGTCACCCGCCCAGGGAAATGTAAAGCCATACACTTTAGTCCAGTTGTGTTCAGCAGAGCACTTAAGCACTTAACTTAAAACATGTACCAAAAACCCTAGCATTAAGCTTTGTTTAAATAAGAGATTTGCCAAACAGGCATTTAAACTGAATCAGACCTCTATGGTCTGCTGCGAGCGAGCCACAAAAAGCAATAGTGTTAACCAAAAGCAAAGTACCCTGCCACACCTAAAATGAGGATGTGAGTTGTGCAGGAGTCATTTCCAGttactgtttgctttgctttccaacCTCCAGCTGCGTCCTGATGTCTGATATATCCACAGGGACCCGCACCGTCAGACCATCCATTGACTTCTTAATGCACACCTGGCAGCCAAGGCGAGatctgagaagaaaacattaagtGAGGCTCATCTGTTCCCAcagtaaaggaagaaattccCCACCCGCATTGGGATGTCTGGTCCAGGCTGGGTTTTCACTAAAGTTCCTGTTAAAGGTCTCCTGTGCCCCAAGAGAAAGCAGCTCTAGAGGCACAACCGTAATGCAGAATAAGTCCTGCCCCCTTGGAAACAGGTGCCAGGTGCTGAGCGTCTGCCTCAGAGGCTTGAGAATCTACCGCAGTCAGCAGGGAGGCTTACGTCTCAGTGAGCCCATACGCCAAGTCCAGCATGTCCAGCTCTTCATCTGAGATGGCATCCAGCTTTTGGAATGTGTCCTTCTCGAAGATGAGGTGACAGGTGGAGCAGGCTAATGTCCCTTCACATGCACCTGGCAGAGTGAcagcaaatcagaaaaaaacaaggggGTGAGAGAGATCATCTTCGGGAACAGTGTGCAAAAAGGTCCTTTAACAGATCTGGAGCATGTCAAAAGGGATGCCAGAAAACACAACAGATGGATGCAGATTTGGGCCTGCCTCTTCTGTGGGAGGACCACAATCAGTTTTCAAATTTGTACGTCACCTCTAACCAGCCAAACACATTGACACGGGCCGCTGGAATCCCAGCGGTGATGGTGTGGAAGTCACGCTGCCATCTCAGCATGGTAAGCCAGGCCAGCAAGCCACTGTTGGGGAAGAGAACTTGCTTCATGGTCTCACCAGAACACACTGGCATGTGTACAGCTGCACTATTCCCAGGTACCCGCCGGTCacagcacagacacacaaaTCCTAAGAGCACATGCCCTTGTGCAACACCTACCAAATCCATCAATGGCCAGGTTTTGATTGACTACCACTTCCAGCAAGCTCTCCCCTTCTTTGGCTGTGGTCGTAAGTCGCTCTCCATCCCGATTTATAAAATGCACCGTCACCTGGTCTGCAGAGCTGTAAGACAAGTTTGAAAAAATCAGAGGAGCCCACCCTTTCCTGCACGCCCACTGTTGAGGTCTTTTGGCTGAGCACTAGAGACATGGCACTTGGAGGGAAACGCGCATAGAAATGCTTTCTAGAAGGATTACACCACACGTCAGAAAAGATTCGGATTATCAGTTCTCAATGGCCAGCAAATCCGAGTTGACCCAAAATATTTCCCACTTTATCAAACGTCCCTCAGAATAAATGTTCAGCTGCACATGAACAAGTGCAGACACTCTGCACCCGCTGCCTCTGCTTGTGCTGGCTGGCAGAGGGAGCATTTGTAGGCAGGCAAAGCATTTGCAGGTCCTGGGCCTGGGATGTTAATCCTGGATGGAGTGATGTAGTAACAAGAAAAGTGCTCAGAATCAGACACTAATCACGCAATAACGGCTGTTGTGATTCacattttgtttccccttcccttcccaaggGGATTACTTGATGACTGCTCCTTTTCTGCTGCCTGTTTGTTCATGAAGTGCCCACCCCTTCCCTGAACTCAACCACAGGGAGCCTTGTCATGATGAGACATGCTCAGCCCCAGCTTACAGCAACCACGCTGAGTAGCCTCCTTTGAGCTGATGTGATCCTTGCTCAGGAGAAATTGCTAGTTATTTTGACAGCCTGCAAAACGTAATCTGGTAGAGAGTTAAGAACAAGGCCATCAGCATCTCTTAGTGCTGACTTGGCGGAAACCACATCTACAAACACGAGGGAAACAGCATCCACTTCATCTCCTCCAGATCAGGCTCTCCCCACCCGCGTGGGGAAGGCTGCCACCCTGAACAGCAGTGTCGGGGATTTCTCACCAAGACAGTATATTCTGAGACCATCTACTATATTTTCCAGGGGAAGCACATGAGCAAACAGCGGTTTTCCTTAGTGTACATACCCAAAAGGTCACTTAGAAGCAGGAGGTCCCAGTTACCCAAAGGTCCCACCTCCTGTGCTGAAACAGGGCAGCCCCCTGGAGTCAGTGGGTATCTTGCCCGGTACCTCTCAATGCGGCACTGCCCCAGTGCCCTCATCTCAAAGCCCAGGACATTCTCCAGTGGCAGAAGCTGGGTCCACCCTCTTCTGTCAAGCTGACAACACGCACCGCTCTGCCAGACCTCTGGAAAGATCCACCTGTCTCCCACAGCTCTGATAAACTCCCAAGCACGAGCACTGTCAGCGCTGCCCTGTGGCCTTGTTGCTGCCATTGCTGGCATAGGAAGAAAGAACCACAGCCCTGAAGGTAGAGTGAATTTCACAGTGAGAACTGGCCAAGCTCACAATCCCCTGATTTTTCGCACTTACACAAGGCTCAGTGAAGCAGCATCCAGCTTCTTCCCGTAAAAGTGCTGTTTGGTATAACGCCTGGTAACACTTCTCCTGGAAGCCCTGGGGCCAATGAAACAAACCACGAGTATGGCTCAGAGCTCTGAGAATTTCTAGTATCATCTCCTGATTTCTTGCAATGTATTTGCAATATACACTGAATACACACTGTCACAGCTCCAGAGTCACACATTACAGCAAACCCGCCAGCTGAGGCAGCACTCCTCTGTGCCAGGCATCCTCTTGCAAAGTCATGGAGATTGGGAGGAAGAATTGGTTAAACAGGAATTGTCCCTGGGACAGCAACGCCAGCGGCTGAAAGGACTTACCCTGCCTGCTCAcccctctctgctctgcagcagatgAAAATGAAGCATGTGGAGATCTCTGCTGATTTCCTTTTAACATCAAGCACAGAAATATGTAAGGATCAAGTTTAAACAatttcctttgctctttcttaACTCACACGAGGCAGAGGTGGAGTACGGGGGATGTATCCAGCTGAACAGGAGACAGGAAAGAATTCCTGtaaaaatgtaatggaaaagggggaagaaatggtctccttttttttcaagtttgcaGGTCTTGTTCATTCCGCTTCACATATCAAAATCGCCATCTAGATCTAATCCTATTTATCTGCTGACAAATCATTGCAGTACATCTCTAAATGATTCAGGATGCCGTTTCTTAAAACGTTGTCACATGGACTTCATCAGCAAGACTTCAGGCACAGAAAATTCCAAACAATTCTCTCTTTGGAAAGCCAATCCCCATATTCCATCAAAATGTGGAAGTAGAGAAGAGAGATGAAACTatatttttttgccttctcttttgtTCTCAGCTGCATCTTGGTTCAGCTAGCAGGAGCAGAACACAGGGGCCACTGCACCTTCATATGAGGAGGCCGgcttcctgtttttcagaaagtttcagcagaaaacaaTGCCTGGGCCATTAGTCTACAACAGGGTCCCCTGGTTATGAAAACAGCTGTGAAGTTAGCACCAAGACCACGgtccctgctgcagagggaagagcTTCCCACGTGCCGAATGGAAAATCACACTGCAGTCATGCACAGCCAAGCAGGACCACCCCATTTCCCAAAGCAAACAGCCAAAG includes these proteins:
- the LOC104027239 gene encoding adrenodoxin; its protein translation is MIAQGISGLMRPLLSGLNVSRIRFIYLCGVAEQHHTPAKRGAERGFSSTHRLQDAPGESSSADQVTVHFINRDGERLTTTAKEGESLLEVVVNQNLAIDGFGACEGTLACSTCHLIFEKDTFQKLDAISDEELDMLDLAYGLTETSRLGCQVCIKKSMDGLTVRVPVDISDIRTQLEVGKQSKQ